A genomic region of Gemmatimonadetes bacterium SCN 70-22 contains the following coding sequences:
- a CDS encoding dehydrogenase: MATTTRTERKRAAGLSREQLQQAYRTMLLSRRIDDKEIQLKRQNKIFFQISGAGHEAVLAAAGLHFRPSYDWFYTYYRDRALCLALGMTPEEMLYEAVGAAIDPNSGGRQMPSHFGHKALNIVSASSPTGTQFLQAVGCAEGIQRAAALGISEGFKADEVVYVSSGDGTTSEGEFWESLNTACNLKLPIVYVIQDNQYAISVPVEVNTAGGSISKLVASFPGLYIQEVDGCDFMASYEVMQRAVQHARERKGPAFVHAHVIRPYSHSLSDDEVLYRPPEERAADAARDPITTFPRWLVENGHATEAEIAKIQEEVDAQVLAATDDALGQPQPDASTIYFGVYSPDVDPTSESFDTEDDPQFSGNETTMVDLLNACMRDEMRRDPRIVVFGEDVADVSREAYMGKVKGKGGVFKVTHGLQKEFGSTRVYNSPLAEANIVGRAIGLAARGFKPVVEIQFFDYIWPAFMQIRDELATMRWRSNNAFSAPVVIRTTYGGYIRGAIYHSQTGASLFTHNPGLRVVCPATALDANGLLRTAIRCDDPVIFLEHKHLYRQTYNKAAYPGPNFMIPFGKAKVVREGSDVTVVTYGATVQRAFAAANQIADEGVSVEVIDLRTLSPWDQETVYASVKKTNRVIVAHEDSLSWGYGAEIAARISDDCFAWLDAPVKRVASTDTFVGYAPQLEDAILPQIDDFARAYREIANF, encoded by the coding sequence ATGGCTACGACGACCAGAACGGAGCGGAAGCGCGCCGCCGGCCTCTCGCGCGAGCAGCTCCAGCAGGCATACCGAACCATGCTCCTGTCGCGCCGCATCGACGACAAGGAGATCCAGCTCAAGCGGCAGAACAAGATCTTCTTCCAGATCTCGGGAGCGGGACACGAAGCGGTGCTCGCCGCGGCGGGGCTCCACTTCCGCCCCTCGTACGACTGGTTCTACACGTACTATCGCGACCGCGCCCTGTGCCTCGCGCTCGGGATGACCCCGGAGGAGATGCTGTACGAGGCCGTCGGCGCCGCCATCGACCCCAACTCGGGCGGCCGCCAGATGCCCTCGCACTTCGGGCACAAGGCGCTCAACATCGTGAGCGCCTCCTCGCCCACCGGGACGCAGTTCCTCCAGGCCGTGGGGTGTGCCGAGGGGATCCAGCGCGCCGCCGCGCTCGGGATCAGCGAGGGGTTCAAGGCCGACGAAGTCGTCTATGTCTCGTCGGGCGATGGCACCACGAGCGAAGGCGAGTTCTGGGAGAGCCTCAACACCGCCTGCAACCTCAAGCTCCCGATCGTCTACGTCATCCAGGACAACCAGTACGCGATCTCGGTCCCGGTGGAGGTGAACACCGCCGGCGGCTCGATCTCGAAGCTGGTCGCGTCGTTCCCCGGGCTCTACATCCAGGAGGTCGACGGCTGCGACTTCATGGCGAGCTACGAGGTGATGCAGCGCGCCGTGCAGCACGCCCGCGAGCGCAAGGGGCCGGCCTTCGTGCACGCCCACGTGATCCGCCCGTACTCGCACTCCCTGTCGGACGACGAGGTGCTGTACCGTCCCCCCGAGGAGCGGGCAGCCGACGCCGCGCGCGACCCGATCACCACCTTCCCCCGTTGGCTGGTGGAGAACGGTCACGCCACCGAGGCGGAAATCGCGAAGATCCAGGAAGAGGTGGATGCGCAGGTCCTGGCGGCGACCGACGATGCGCTGGGCCAGCCGCAGCCCGATGCCAGCACCATCTACTTCGGCGTCTACTCCCCCGACGTCGACCCGACGAGCGAGTCGTTCGACACCGAGGACGACCCGCAGTTCTCGGGGAACGAGACGACGATGGTCGACCTCTTGAACGCCTGCATGCGCGACGAGATGCGGCGCGACCCGCGCATCGTCGTCTTCGGCGAGGACGTGGCCGACGTCTCGCGCGAAGCGTACATGGGGAAGGTCAAGGGGAAGGGGGGGGTCTTCAAGGTCACGCACGGGCTGCAAAAGGAGTTCGGCTCCACGCGCGTCTACAACTCGCCGCTCGCCGAGGCGAACATCGTCGGCCGGGCCATCGGGTTGGCGGCGCGCGGCTTCAAGCCGGTCGTCGAGATCCAGTTCTTCGACTACATCTGGCCGGCGTTCATGCAGATCCGCGACGAACTGGCCACGATGCGGTGGCGGTCCAACAACGCGTTCTCGGCGCCGGTCGTCATCCGCACCACGTATGGCGGCTACATCCGCGGCGCCATCTACCACTCGCAGACCGGGGCGTCGCTCTTCACGCACAACCCGGGGCTGCGGGTCGTCTGCCCGGCGACCGCGCTCGATGCCAACGGGCTCCTTCGCACCGCCATCCGCTGCGACGACCCGGTGATCTTCCTCGAGCACAAGCACCTGTACCGGCAGACCTACAACAAGGCGGCGTATCCCGGCCCCAACTTCATGATCCCCTTCGGCAAGGCGAAGGTCGTGCGCGAGGGGAGCGACGTGACGGTGGTGACGTACGGCGCCACGGTCCAGCGCGCCTTCGCTGCGGCCAACCAGATCGCCGACGAGGGAGTCTCGGTCGAGGTCATCGACCTCCGCACGCTCTCGCCGTGGGACCAGGAGACGGTCTACGCGTCGGTCAAGAAGACCAACCGCGTGATCGTGGCGCATGAGGACTCGCTCTCGTGGGGGTACGGCGCCGAGATCGCGGCCCGCATCTCCGACGACTGCTTCGCCTGGCTCGACGCCCCGGTGAAGCGGGTGGCGAGCACCGACACGTTCGTCGGCTACGCCCCACAGCTCGAGGACGCGATCCTCCCGCAGATCGACGACTTCGCGCGGGCCTACCGGGAAATCGCGAACTTCTAG